Proteins encoded within one genomic window of Dyadobacter chenhuakuii:
- a CDS encoding GMC oxidoreductase, whose amino-acid sequence MANLNIDAVKEITYDAIVIGSGVSGGWAAKELTEKGLKVLMLEKGKNLEHVTGYENALKAPWETQYNGRLTVKQKETHPFLSRDYPYNEMTENYWMNDMDSPYEEKKRFDWFRPNIVGGKSIMWGRQSYRLSDIDFEANLKDGIAVDWPIRYKDIAPWYSYVEKHVGISGEKLGLPQLPDSDFIPPMDMYFVEKEVRKRLEKQFPGRTMTIGRVANLSQPTKIQLEGGRSPCQYRNKCSLGCPYGAYFSTQSSTLPPAVKTGLLTLRPDSVVREITYDAKSSKATGVKVVDSVTLQEKEYFAGLIFVCASALGSTAVLLNSTSDRFPNGMGNDSGELGHNLMDHHFRTGASGVWEGDLDKYYFGRRANGIYVPRYRNIGSDKRDYLRGFGYQGGGGRQGWQRNVAELAFGADFKEELTTPGNWTMGFGGFGETLPYHENYMYLNKDNKDKFGMPAVVFDAELRENEKKMRVDMMNDAAEMLEKSGLKNVKTHDNGSYLGMAIHEMGTARMGRDPKTSVLNGNNQLHSVKNVFVTDGAAMTSASCVNPSLTYMALTARAVDFAVKESKKKNI is encoded by the coding sequence ATGGCGAATTTAAATATTGACGCAGTAAAAGAAATTACCTACGACGCAATCGTGATCGGTTCCGGCGTATCCGGTGGCTGGGCAGCAAAAGAGCTGACAGAAAAAGGGCTGAAAGTGCTGATGCTCGAAAAAGGCAAAAACCTGGAACACGTTACCGGCTACGAAAACGCCCTGAAAGCGCCCTGGGAAACGCAATACAACGGCCGGTTGACGGTAAAGCAAAAAGAAACGCACCCATTCCTCTCCCGCGATTATCCGTATAATGAAATGACGGAAAATTACTGGATGAATGATATGGACTCGCCTTATGAGGAAAAGAAAAGGTTCGACTGGTTCCGTCCCAACATTGTTGGCGGGAAATCGATCATGTGGGGAAGGCAGTCGTACAGGTTAAGCGACATTGATTTTGAAGCAAATTTAAAGGACGGCATCGCAGTCGACTGGCCGATCCGTTATAAAGATATAGCGCCCTGGTACTCTTATGTTGAAAAGCATGTTGGGATTTCAGGCGAAAAACTGGGGCTTCCTCAGTTGCCGGACAGCGATTTCATTCCGCCTATGGACATGTATTTCGTTGAAAAAGAAGTCAGAAAAAGACTTGAAAAGCAATTTCCCGGCCGCACAATGACCATTGGCCGCGTTGCGAACCTTTCACAGCCTACCAAAATCCAGCTTGAAGGAGGCCGTTCTCCATGCCAGTATCGTAACAAATGCTCACTGGGCTGTCCTTACGGCGCTTATTTTAGTACGCAGTCCAGCACGCTTCCGCCAGCAGTAAAAACCGGCTTGCTAACCTTGCGCCCGGATTCGGTGGTGCGGGAAATTACTTATGACGCAAAATCGAGTAAAGCCACAGGTGTAAAAGTAGTGGATTCGGTAACATTGCAGGAAAAGGAGTATTTCGCAGGACTGATCTTCGTTTGCGCCAGCGCGCTGGGTTCAACAGCTGTGTTGCTCAACTCAACCTCGGACCGTTTCCCGAACGGAATGGGCAATGATTCGGGCGAGCTGGGACATAACTTGATGGATCACCATTTCAGAACAGGCGCCAGTGGCGTTTGGGAGGGTGATTTGGATAAATATTATTTCGGACGCCGTGCCAATGGCATCTACGTTCCCCGTTACCGCAACATTGGTTCTGATAAAAGGGATTATCTGCGCGGATTTGGTTACCAGGGTGGCGGTGGCCGTCAGGGATGGCAGCGCAATGTGGCCGAACTTGCTTTCGGTGCTGACTTCAAAGAAGAACTGACAACTCCGGGCAACTGGACAATGGGCTTCGGCGGTTTTGGCGAAACATTGCCTTACCACGAAAACTACATGTATCTGAACAAAGACAATAAGGATAAATTCGGCATGCCTGCGGTCGTATTCGATGCAGAACTTCGTGAAAACGAGAAGAAAATGCGCGTGGACATGATGAATGACGCAGCCGAAATGCTCGAAAAATCAGGTCTGAAAAATGTGAAGACGCATGATAACGGTTCGTATCTGGGCATGGCCATTCACGAAATGGGAACAGCCAGAATGGGCCGTGACCCTAAAACTTCGGTTTTGAATGGAAACAACCAATTGCATTCCGTTAAAAACGTGTTTGTTACCGACGGCGCAGCCATGACTTCGGCTTCCTGTGTGAACCCATCGCTGACTTACATGGCATTAACGGCCCGCGCGGTTGATTTCGCTGTGAAAGAGTCGAAGAAGAAAAATATCTGA
- a CDS encoding MFS transporter — translation MQEKAKISAARKAVLLIFLVCGIGLSSWAPMVPFAKLALGLSEADLGVVLLALGAGAILTMPITGILINKYGSRRISLLSALIIAIFLPLLLLASTPYELAAALFVFGAGIGSVDVAMNAQAVLVQEKHGSHIMSSFHGMFSVGGLLGSIGLGFLIKAGLSPTVAAVSISALLVIIAATQFKYLLPHSEEAKIDKASFILPKGPVLVLGLMCFILFLAEGSLLDWSAVFLQFSRDFDPSLSGVGYAVFSVAMAIMRLTGDNLIHKLGPSKVVFYGTFLAGAGFLLAVAVPWAPAALAGFVLVGLGAANVVPIFFTAAGRFPNVPPSVSLPAVTTLGYAGQLAGPALIGFIAEFTSLSIALGFVGVLLFIVAFTYKHRD, via the coding sequence ATGCAAGAAAAAGCAAAAATAAGCGCTGCAAGAAAAGCGGTATTACTCATTTTCCTGGTCTGCGGCATCGGGTTATCCAGCTGGGCCCCGATGGTGCCTTTCGCTAAACTTGCATTAGGGCTCAGTGAGGCTGATTTGGGCGTCGTACTGTTAGCATTGGGAGCAGGTGCGATTCTGACAATGCCTATAACCGGAATTTTAATCAATAAATATGGTAGCCGCCGGATCTCTCTTCTCTCTGCGCTTATTATCGCTATATTCTTGCCCTTGCTCTTACTGGCCAGCACACCTTACGAACTTGCGGCAGCATTATTTGTCTTTGGAGCGGGTATCGGCTCGGTTGATGTGGCTATGAACGCGCAGGCCGTTTTGGTCCAGGAAAAACACGGAAGCCACATTATGTCATCTTTTCACGGAATGTTCAGCGTAGGTGGCTTGCTGGGTTCCATCGGGCTCGGTTTCCTTATCAAGGCCGGACTTTCTCCCACGGTTGCGGCGGTGAGCATATCCGCATTACTGGTTATTATCGCAGCCACACAGTTCAAATATCTACTCCCCCATTCCGAAGAAGCAAAAATCGACAAAGCGAGTTTTATTCTTCCAAAAGGCCCTGTGCTTGTGCTGGGACTTATGTGCTTTATCCTGTTCCTGGCGGAAGGCTCGTTGCTGGACTGGAGCGCGGTATTTTTACAGTTTTCCCGGGACTTTGACCCTTCACTCTCCGGCGTTGGTTATGCCGTATTTTCTGTTGCCATGGCCATTATGCGCTTAACCGGCGATAACCTGATCCACAAGCTCGGACCTTCCAAGGTTGTGTTTTACGGAACATTTCTGGCGGGAGCCGGCTTCCTGCTCGCAGTAGCAGTGCCCTGGGCGCCAGCTGCATTGGCCGGCTTTGTTTTGGTTGGTCTGGGTGCCGCTAATGTCGTCCCGATTTTCTTTACAGCCGCGGGTCGTTTTCCCAATGTACCACCGTCCGTTTCGCTTCCTGCTGTGACAACATTAGGCTACGCAGGACAATTGGCTGGTCCCGCATTGATCGGTTTTATAGCCGAATTCACCTCCCTATCCATTGCATTGGGCTTTGTGGGCGTGCTTCTGTTCATTGTAGCGTTCACTTACAAGCACAGGGATTGA